The nucleotide window CGAACCCGCGACCCCAACCTTGGCAAGGTTGTGCTCTACCACTGAGCTATTCCCGCACGAAAACCACCCTGTCCACGGAACGGAGGGAGTGTAACAAAGCGCTTGTCTGGTGTCAACTTACGAGCCTTTTGGCGCGCCCTCGCGGAGGTATCGGGCGGCCTCTTCCGGCGGCGTGGGGTTGATGAAGAAGCCCGTCCCCCATTCGAATCCCGCCATCCGGGTCAGCTTGGGAGCGATTTCCAGGTGCCAGTGGAAATGATCCAGGGCCGTGGCCTTGAGGGGCGCGCTGTGGAGCGTCAGGTTCCACGCCGGATCGTTGAGCACCCGGCCCATACGCCTGATCACGTCTCCGAGGACGCGGGCCAAAGCCAGGAGCTCTCCGCCGCTCATCTCCTCGTAGCTCGATCGGTGGCTCTCGGGAAGGATGCAGGTCTCGAAGGGGAAGCGCGGGGCAAAGGGCGACAGGGCCACGAAGCCCCCTTCGCCCACGATGAGGCGCCCGAGTCCCCGGACCTTCGCGTGCATCTCTTGCCGGATGATGTCGCACCAGATGCACCGCTTCTTGATCCGGAAGTGACGGAGCGCCCCTTCGAGCTCCTCCTCCACGGCCATGGGCACCATGGGGGTGGCGATGAGCTGAGAATGCGGGTGCTCGAGCGAGGCCCCGGCCTCTTCGCCGTGGTTCTTGAACACGCTGACGTATTCGAAGCGCTTGTCCTTCTGGAGATCGATCATCCGGTCCCGCCACGCTCCCAGCACGGCCGCGAGATGGGTCTCGGGCAGCGTGGCCATGGAG belongs to Candidatus Methylomirabilota bacterium and includes:
- the galT gene encoding galactose-1-phosphate uridylyltransferase; the encoded protein is MPELRRDPIVGRWVIISTERSRRPSDFMSTPAHPVGAGPCAFCAGQETRTPDEVLAVRGAGSTPNSPGWSIRVVPNKFPALRIEGELEPTGEGLYDRMSGIGAHEVIIESPDHAASMATLPETHLAAVLGAWRDRMIDLQKDKRFEYVSVFKNHGEEAGASLEHPHSQLIATPMVPMAVEEELEGALRHFRIKKRCIWCDIIRQEMHAKVRGLGRLIVGEGGFVALSPFAPRFPFETCILPESHRSSYEEMSGGELLALARVLGDVIRRMGRVLNDPAWNLTLHSAPLKATALDHFHWHLEIAPKLTRMAGFEWGTGFFINPTPPEEAARYLREGAPKGS